Proteins encoded together in one Glandiceps talaboti chromosome 11, keGlaTala1.1, whole genome shotgun sequence window:
- the LOC144442492 gene encoding zinc finger C2HC domain-containing protein 1A-like, translating to MAAPASAQGEAGSLNPCRHCGRTFNPKSLVKHQRVCQRLQFSKRPVFDSGRQRAEGSDVPFGATLRPGAVPNATKNKNNWRAKHREFVETIRNARAAVRAMRRGEPLPPPPPPADNPDYVYCSSCHRNFNPQAAARHIPFCKTRKKEQGEPMSYLGSSVDNSYGSKISTGKQYAKSVPKPKPKPKPRINSAVFIKRSNPGKARPQPTQQPILDPFHGIPYSSYDYDSPIPTRNTTGPISNSCVFPSQNYMGSSSPRVYQDQPCIFSGTGLTPSTVHGYSYGPRHRVRQTGIKARPISAKYRHMNGRKSSLDSLDTADLQDGFSISLPPMSDYRSHTPQRFTSKAMPRHTRMHYSNPGIGSHGNRKSTRSINIEQLCHRCGDSYPDTTSKFCCNCGIKRSLGIGVTSGIY from the exons ATGGCTGCTCCTGCTTCAG CCCAGGGTGAAGCAGGATCGCTGAACCCATGTCGTCATTGTGGCAGAACTTTCAATCCGAAGAGTTTG GTTAAACATCAACGGGTTTGTCAAAGACTTCAGTTTTCAAAGCGTCCTGTGTTTGACTCAGGACGACAAAGAGCTGAAGGCTCTGATGTACCTTTCGGTGCCACATTGAGACCTGGTGCAGTGCCAAAT GCtaccaaaaataaaaacaactggAGAGCAAAACACAGAGAATTTGTGGAAACCATTCGTAATGCTAGGGCAGCAGTAAGAGCAATGAGGAGGGGGGAACCGTTACCTCCTCCCCCACCACCAGCAGACAATCCAG ACTATGTATACTGCAGCAGTTGTCATAGAAACTTTAATCCCCAGGCAGCTGCAAGACACATCCCATTTTGTAAGACACGGAAGAAGGAACAGGGAGAACCAATGTCATATTTAGGATCATCAGTTGATAATAGTTACGGAAGTAAAATATCAACAGGAAAACAG TATGCCAAAAGTGTTCCTAAACCCAAGCCTAAACCCAAACCAAGAATAAACAGTGCTGTTTTCATCAAAAGAAGCAACCCAGGAAAAGCAAGGCCACAGCCAACACAGCAGCCAATTCTAGATCCATTCCATGGTATACCATATAGTAGTTATGATtatgattcacctatacctACTAGGAACACTACAGGACCTATCTCAAACAGTTGTGTATTTCCATCACAAAATTATATGGGATCATCTAGTCCTAGGGTATATCAGG ATCAACCATGTATATTTTCTGGTACTGGTTTGACCCCTTCCACTGTACATGGATACAGCTATGGACCAAGACATAGAGTTAGACAGACAGGAATCAAAGCTAGACCTATCAGTGCCAAGTATAGACATATGAATGGTAGGAAATCTAGCCTGGACTCACTAGACACAGCTGATTTACAAGATGGTTTCAG CATAAGTTTACCACCAATGTCAGATTACCGTAGTCACACACCTCAACGTTTCACAAGTAAAGCAATGCCAAGACACACACGTATGCATTACTCTAATCCAGGTATTGGTAGTCATGGCAACAGAAAGAGTACAAGAAGTATCAACATTGAACAGCTGTGTCATCGGTGTGGAGATAGCTATCCTGACACTACATCTAAGTTTTGCTGTAATTGTGGAATCAAAAGAAGTCTAGGAATTGGTGTTACATCAGGGATATATTGA
- the LOC144441961 gene encoding parkin coregulated gene protein-like, translating into MSRLASKKKGSADPFSPQSRMKNALVKPPPEAGAFNERPAKPTDFRKFYDRGDFPIALEHDTKGNKIAWKVEIEKLDYHHYLPLLFDGLCETTHPYEFFSRQGVHDMLEHGGTKILPVIPQLIIPIKKALNTRNRKVICTTLKILQHLVVSGDLVGEALVPYYRQILPILNIFKNYNLNSGDGIDYSQQKRENIGDLIQETLESFERQGGEDAFINIKYMVPTYESCMLN; encoded by the coding sequence ATGTCTCGACTAGCCAGCAAGAAGAAGGGTTCAGCAGATCCCTTTTCTCCACAGTCAAGGATGAAAAACGCACTTGTGAAGCCACCACCAGAAGCTGGTGCATTCAATGAGCGTCCAGCCAAACCTACCGATTTCCGAAAGTTCTACGACCGTGGCGACTTCCCAATCGCTCTTGAGCACGATACAAAGGGCAACAAAATCGCATGGAAGGTAGAAATTGAGAAATTGGATTACCACCACTACCTGCCTCTACTTTTCGACGGTCTTTGCGAAACAACACATCCATACGAGTTTTTCTCCCGTCAAGGCGTACACGATATGTTGGAGCATGGCGGTACCAAAATTCTACCCGTAATTCCTCAGCTTATTATTCCCATCAAGAAAGCCCTCAATACAAGAAACAGGAAGGTTATATGTACAACGCTGAAAATTCTCCAACATCTGGTCGTATCGGGAGACTTGGTAGGAGAGGCGCTAGTACCTTACTACAGGCAGATTCTTCCCATTCTGAACATCTTCAAGAATTACAACCTCAACTCAGGCGATGGTATCGACTACAGCCAACAGAAGAGGGAAAACATTGGCGATCTTATCCAAGAGACACTCGAATCGTTTGAAAGGCAAGGCGGTGAAGATGCATTTATTAATATCAAATACATGGTACCAACATACGAATCATGCATGCTCAACTAA